The region AACCATGTTATCCTGATTCAAATGGATGTGGGGGTTTATATGGAGTAGATGAGGGTGGTAATAATGAAGAAAGTAACCCAAATTTTGTTAAGGAAAATAATGAAGGTAATGAAGAAAACTTTAATGGTGATGTAGATGCTGATGATGATATTGAAGGAACAAAATTTAAAGATAGGAGTTATGATGAAAATTGAGACTAGACAAGTGTACTCCCAAATAAAACTCAAAATCCAACACAGGGCAGTCAAATACAAGAAGTTTCTAATGTTCTAGCTAGAGTTGAAAACTTTGAAGATAAAGACGGAGACAATGAGAATTATATACCCTGGATGAAAACAGTGAGGAATAAGGTAGTAAGTTAAAATATACCAAATTTAGAGAAGGTAATGAGAATGTCACATTTGAGTTAAGTCAAACTTTTGCTACCGTTGAGCTTGTTAGAAGTGCCATCAAGGATTATTCCTTGTTTGTTAAGAAAAATGTGTTTttgaaaggaaaaaaaaaaagaaatataaAATTATTGTTAAGTGTACGGAAGGATGTCTATTTTATTTGAGAGTGAGTAAATCTAGCAACAAGAGTTATTACCGAATAATTAATTTATAGGCTACTTGTCGCAGCGTGAAAATTCCTGAGCGTAACGAACACTCGAAatacaacaaagtcgccactGAAGTTTATTTATTACAAAAGGAAAGGTAAAATATCAATATAACCCTTAAAGAACAATAATATGATCGTTGTAACCAaatttgggttcgggagtcggttatgcgatGGAAAACATTAGCACTCCGgacatctgttgtactcaacagaaaccatttagttagttttgcGAATAAGAGCGTTAGCGTgatgttatttgttttcttctaCTTATGATTATGTTTatctgaaaataaaataaaaagactaaaaaaagttttttattagggtgctcAACAAGATTGTGAGTCTGGTTTCTACGTATTCTTAGGTGGATtgaggaattcaaagctacaTAGTTCAAAGTAAGAAAAATATATTTTCGGATTTTTTATTATAGGGCATGACGAGATTTTGAATCTCACTTCTATGTATCTTCTGGTGCGATAAGGAATTCAAATCTATGTAGTTATGGGTGAAAAATGTTTATTGCACTATGCCAAACAAGGgattagacagcgctttttttgACATTAGACAGCGCTTAAAAGCGCTGGCTATACTGGCGCTGGTATaggtcttagacagcgcttaatttactaaaaaagcgctggcataggggggatttagacagcgctttttcagtaaaagcgctgtctaaaacccccctatgccagcgcttttttagttaatttcatgttgaaattaactaaaaaagcgctggcatagggggggtttagacagcgcttttactgaaaaagcgttgtctaaaccccccctatgccagcgcttttttacactatattttgttgaattaagCTGGATGCATGGTAGAATTAGACTCATCTTTCATGCTGAACCTCTCAACTGTAGAGTGTTTCTCAAACAATTTAGGCAAACTTTTCAAGCTTTAGATTATGAGTACTAGTACAAAAATGAACCAAGGTCTAAGAAACTAATAACAAAAACTTATAATTGAAAGTTCATGAGTGAAGGAAAaaatcatcatttcatgagtgAATAAATATCTGTTACAACAGAGTATTAAATATCAGTTGAGGAGTCCTCTAACTGTCAGTAGCTTTAACATCATGGTCTTTATTGTTCAACTTCTGTACAGGCTTCACCTCCGACATGCCCAGAAGAGCCCTTTTCTGTGTCTAGACGTATTAAAAGCCTTTCAAGCAATTCTTGGCAGTCCATTGCAGTAACCATCACTGACAACCTTGCCCTACCCCTCCAGCATCCGATGGCTATTGTTGACTCATCAACTTTGAGGGACTCTTTAGTAACTGTGTTCTCTGCAGAAAAGGAAAAATGCCAGTAATCAGATATATCGATGTCAACGGGATAGTTTAAACTTTTCTAGAGCATCACCTGGGATTATACATACCTTTACCCAGAACTATCACGCAACAGCCTGGCAATAGATTTTCTGCCTTTTTACCAAACTCGGCATCAGCAAAATCTGTAAATTTTACATCTTTGTCTTGCAGAAGATGCTTGAAGTCCACGGGAGAAGCCTGTATAATTTGCTTTGTTATGTATGGGAGAATAAGGGGCAATCCTTCAGATGATATCCTGAAAGCACATGGTGCATCGGTACCTTCTCGTGCTGTTTGTCTTTCCTATAAGATAAGGCAAGAACAGTTATTCACAAGTACTAGTAAAAACAAACTGAGACTTATATCTCAATCGGTCAAAGACTGACTCCTTGACCAGAAAACCACTTCCATTACAAGGACAAGTTTACAAACTACAAGGCCATGTCATTCAAATACTAATAGATTTATTCAACAGTGTAGATTGTGACAATTCCTTGTGGCGTGCATGCTATTTGTACTATGCTAGAATGACGCATAGAAAAATCAGGTTGGTAAAGCAGTTTTAAATACATAAACTATTATATCACCATATAATCCTTACAGAATATATGTCAAAATGAGATATGAAAGCTTGACTATATAATTCATATCCAATAAAACTATAAACAATTTGAGCCAAAAAAACAAGTGCTGAAATTCATTAAATGATCTATGATATGAAATACTAGTTTCTAACTCTAATAGAAGATACAAGGTATAATTAACATTGACTTGAatgtttttaaaaaatttatacATTTCCCTTTCATTATTTAAACTCAAACTCTGACAGAATGCCTCCCAAACCCAGCGCCAACACCATATCTACCAACCAATGTATTTAGGCCTTCTAATGGTGAGATTACCCACAAATTATTACGACCTCTGGCCCTTTATAACCGACCAAATACATTTGAtattcaatgaatctaaaaaaCGAGTTGTCTCTTATATAGAAGAACGGAGGTAGTATTTATTTAAACCCGAAAAATGGATGACAAATAAAATAAGACAATCATGTAATATAAAAATTCTAACAAGACCAGCAATATCTCTAAATTGAGAATAAAGTATACTTACAAACATCTTCATGCCAACTGAGGTTATTTTCAGTTGCTGCCCAGCTGAAAAGTTCAACTCAAGAATATCCTTGACAAACTTGGAGACATAGTAAATTCTTTTCACGTGACTGGTATCACTGTTTCGTGtaataaggtggccattgaaTGGAAAACCCTCATCAATCCCATAAAAGTCCCTTATACTATTAATAATTGTGTCATCTTTAAAAAAGACGACAGGGTCAACACCTCTCCATTGGCCCTGCTAAGAGTAGTATGTGTTGTCAGTCTTGATTATGTAAGTCTCAAATGATAGAGTATTATGACATCAGGATACAGATTGAAAAATCCTATCAAAATAGCATGCATGAAAAAAGCAAAATTACATAATGCATCAATATTGAAAAGATTAAGCAGAACTGAACAGAAATTCAATAACAGAACCGTCAAAAACCACAGAACAGCCAAGGGTAGTGGCAACAGCAAAATAGCTACTGCTCAGAAGAATAACAAAAACACTGCTGGGGCACAGCACAACCACAAACAACCAGTTGCATGTGTTGAACAAAACACACAGCATCCACACACATTCTGTTTGAAGTTAGTACAGATAGGTTATTTTTATGGAAATAGAAGATTAACTATTCCAAATATTGAGTTTTTAACCAAGAATTTCCTATTTCATAACTGGCCACAATAATCATTACACGTGCACCTCAGTCCTAGGTAAACACAGAACAGGCAATCAAATGTAAGTCATCAAGAGCCATCAATCAAAAAATAAAAACCAACCATACATTACATACTACAAACCTGGCATGACCTATTTGATAAAGTCATACATCTAGCCATTTGAAACTCATCATAAGTGAAGAATTTTAAATTTATAAGCACACAAAAGCTATGA is a window of Lathyrus oleraceus cultivar Zhongwan6 chromosome 6, CAAS_Psat_ZW6_1.0, whole genome shotgun sequence DNA encoding:
- the LOC127092176 gene encoding uncharacterized protein LOC127092176; translated protein: MKMFERQTAREGTDAPCAFRISSEGLPLILPYITKQIIQASPVDFKHLLQDKDVKFTDFADAEFGKKAENLLPGCCVIVLGKENTVTKESLKVDESTIAIGCWRGRARLSVMVTAMDCQELLERLLIRLDTEKGSSGHVGGEACTEVEQ